In Nostoc sp. CENA543, a single genomic region encodes these proteins:
- the patD gene encoding heterocyst frequency control protein PatD — protein MSLTSDKYPILVNLLEQLHTDVTNLQVSTSELKERINALQIFFSEEIVPLTVDVSSRVQSYHTEISKQLRLLAVDVMFLQGARQTSTAQTRVKTISDRLSTLMQYCQAILQQGTQ, from the coding sequence ATGTCTTTAACTTCTGATAAATATCCCATCCTAGTCAACTTACTTGAACAATTGCATACAGATGTCACTAATCTTCAAGTAAGTACATCTGAATTAAAAGAGCGTATAAATGCCTTGCAAATTTTTTTTAGCGAAGAGATTGTCCCTTTAACAGTAGATGTCAGCTCACGAGTGCAATCTTACCATACAGAAATAAGCAAACAGCTGCGTTTGTTGGCAGTAGATGTCATGTTTTTGCAAGGGGCGCGGCAAACATCGACAGCACAAACCAGAGTGAAAACAATTAGCGATCGCCTCTCTACTTTAATGCAATATTGCCAAGCCATACTGCAACAGGGGACACAATGA
- a CDS encoding TIGR02921 family PEP-CTERM protein gives MKAFWNVTFEGIFWLWNLNFLTLVYFGILPWVAVPLFQATLQGQIPVEFSLTLVALIAVPTISTIIGGKFLLFQPLQLIRFFYGVEAPLFLLCLLRLFVIRELTPASTQLLITISICIVAFCGELFWGYAPKKKNALQWLQMATHTLMLLFGIYASVILLFYALPLAVFLLQEFLKFEWLGGLWSILSDPYALGTLWLFSLSFLLFIFSGTLFVLMPSVLAAMYLNSGYRILKNFARDYGNKKMLSGATAVFIAFAITFVSLQNQPQVLAFSLLANSPKNESDRQTILAQSNKIRDGLVNAYLSSYRYLSSIEENNHISAMYQHVLGLDKSAGKNLQNIYNFFMSPFLYQGTSKDADKAEKLYAEFFDTPIQKAEKIAVTHAIQSTFNQQEVKAGLLNINDQKVWLASQQVTVKEHGDWADVELYEVYKNQTPEVQEVFYSFSLPESAVITGLWLGDTNNRSQRFPFKVSPRGAAQKVYNSQVRRERPVDPALLEQVGPRHYRLRAFPIPPNNVQQFPGEAPRPTEMHLWLTYQVMGQEKGWPMPDLGERRNIFWNNDTKRTRNDKAVNFKEDAWLESFIPASSKVQPVVHEVNLDNGDRITIKPLSLKDYSLPQGKRIALVLDTSRSMGNHLKELSQTWDWLNKHGFADKDLTNNDADLYLSVPKDATAKRIDDIQQFQPEKTIFYGTIQPQEMLTQFNSLRGDTAYDAVLLISDEGSYELSRSNKTVVNSPAPLWMIHLGGLPAAYNDGIIKSLQDTGGGVAQDIAEALPRIATKLALGDSVVSVVDGYAWYLQQQEKATANNSQPATDLQALAARQLILGLSKKIKLDNLESLDAIHAIAKKYEIVSPYSSMLVLVNEEQRQLLKEAEAASDRFDRKIENGKEDLTKPNNPFKTSIPESSSGWILFLSGAGMLMFVNRRKFRGYRA, from the coding sequence ATGAAGGCTTTCTGGAACGTAACTTTTGAGGGCATATTCTGGCTATGGAATCTCAACTTTTTAACACTTGTCTATTTTGGTATACTGCCTTGGGTAGCTGTGCCATTATTCCAAGCCACTTTACAGGGTCAGATTCCTGTTGAATTTTCCCTAACTCTAGTTGCTTTAATTGCTGTCCCCACCATCTCAACAATTATTGGCGGTAAGTTTTTACTCTTCCAACCCCTGCAACTCATCCGATTTTTTTATGGTGTAGAAGCACCATTATTTCTATTGTGTTTGCTGCGGTTATTTGTAATTCGAGAATTGACACCTGCTAGTACCCAGTTGCTCATCACAATTAGTATTTGTATTGTGGCATTTTGTGGAGAATTATTTTGGGGTTACGCACCCAAGAAGAAAAATGCCCTGCAATGGCTACAAATGGCAACTCATACTTTAATGTTGCTATTTGGCATTTATGCGAGTGTGATTTTACTATTTTATGCCTTGCCGCTAGCAGTATTCTTATTGCAAGAATTCCTCAAATTTGAGTGGCTAGGAGGTTTGTGGTCTATATTAAGTGATCCTTATGCACTCGGCACTTTATGGCTTTTTAGCCTTTCGTTTTTGTTGTTTATTTTCAGTGGCACTTTATTTGTTTTAATGCCTTCCGTACTAGCAGCAATGTATTTAAATTCTGGTTATAGGATTTTAAAGAACTTTGCTAGAGACTATGGCAATAAAAAAATGTTATCTGGGGCGACTGCTGTATTTATTGCCTTTGCTATTACCTTTGTATCTTTACAGAACCAACCGCAAGTATTGGCTTTTTCTCTGTTAGCAAATAGTCCTAAAAATGAGAGCGATCGCCAAACCATACTCGCTCAATCAAATAAAATTCGTGATGGCTTAGTCAACGCCTACTTATCTTCCTATCGCTATCTCAGCAGCATAGAAGAAAATAATCATATCAGTGCTATGTATCAGCACGTTTTAGGTTTAGATAAATCAGCAGGAAAAAATCTGCAAAATATCTACAACTTTTTCATGTCGCCGTTTTTGTATCAAGGGACAAGCAAAGATGCTGACAAAGCCGAAAAACTCTATGCAGAATTTTTTGATACTCCCATCCAAAAAGCTGAAAAAATAGCCGTTACCCACGCCATCCAATCGACTTTTAACCAACAGGAAGTCAAAGCTGGTTTATTAAATATCAACGACCAAAAAGTATGGCTAGCATCACAACAAGTCACAGTCAAAGAACATGGTGATTGGGCTGATGTGGAGTTATACGAAGTTTACAAGAACCAAACTCCCGAAGTGCAGGAAGTTTTTTACTCTTTTTCTCTACCAGAAAGTGCTGTAATTACCGGTTTATGGTTAGGCGATACTAACAACCGTTCTCAACGTTTTCCCTTCAAAGTATCTCCCCGTGGTGCTGCCCAGAAAGTTTATAATTCCCAAGTTAGAAGAGAACGCCCTGTAGATCCAGCTTTATTAGAACAAGTAGGGCCAAGACATTATCGCCTCCGGGCTTTTCCCATCCCCCCTAATAATGTGCAGCAGTTCCCTGGTGAAGCACCACGTCCTACAGAAATGCACCTATGGTTAACTTATCAGGTGATGGGTCAAGAAAAAGGCTGGCCAATGCCAGATTTAGGTGAAAGACGCAATATTTTCTGGAATAATGACACTAAACGCACCCGCAATGATAAAGCAGTTAATTTCAAAGAAGATGCTTGGCTAGAAAGTTTTATCCCTGCCAGTAGTAAGGTACAGCCTGTAGTACATGAGGTAAATTTAGATAATGGCGATCGCATCACCATCAAGCCTTTATCCCTAAAAGATTATTCTCTACCTCAAGGTAAACGCATCGCCCTAGTTTTAGATACTTCCCGCAGTATGGGGAATCATCTCAAAGAATTATCCCAAACTTGGGATTGGTTGAACAAACATGGCTTTGCTGACAAAGATTTAACCAATAACGATGCTGATTTATACCTCAGTGTCCCTAAAGATGCAACAGCCAAAAGAATAGATGATATTCAACAATTTCAACCAGAAAAAACCATCTTTTACGGCACAATTCAGCCGCAAGAAATGTTAACTCAGTTTAACTCTCTGCGTGGTGATACCGCCTATGATGCAGTGTTACTAATTAGCGATGAAGGCAGTTATGAATTATCCCGCAGTAACAAAACTGTGGTTAATTCACCCGCACCCTTATGGATGATACATTTAGGGGGATTACCCGCCGCCTACAACGATGGAATCATTAAATCTCTGCAAGATACTGGCGGCGGCGTTGCACAAGACATTGCGGAAGCATTGCCACGCATTGCCACAAAATTAGCATTAGGCGACTCTGTGGTGAGTGTAGTTGATGGTTATGCCTGGTATCTGCAACAACAGGAGAAAGCCACAGCGAATAATTCTCAACCCGCAACAGATTTACAAGCATTAGCTGCCCGACAATTAATTTTAGGCTTGAGTAAAAAAATTAAACTAGACAACCTCGAAAGCTTAGATGCAATTCACGCCATCGCCAAAAAGTACGAGATTGTTAGCCCCTATTCTTCCATGTTGGTGTTAGTCAACGAAGAACAAAGACAATTACTCAAAGAAGCCGAAGCCGCAAGCGATCGCTTTGACCGCAAAATAGAAAATGGGAAAGAAGACCTCACCAAACCCAATAATCCTTTTAAAACCAGCATCCCCGAATCCTCCAGTGGCTGGATTTTATTCCTCAGTGGGGCTGGAATGTTGATGTTTGTGAATCGTCGTAAATTTAGGGGGTATAGGGCATAG